CTGGGCAGCCCCAGGTGGTCCATCACGGCGAAGACGTCATCGGACTGCGCCTGGGTGTCCCATCCGAGCCGGTCGAAGTCCCTCACCTCGCCGAACAGTCCGCGGGTCTCCCAGGTGACGGCGTAGTGTTCGCGGCCGAGCGACTGCAGCCAGGTGTCGCACAGTTCGGCGGGCATGCCGCACGCCGAGGCGAGCAGCACCGGCGGGGCGGCGGGGTCACCGGCGGTGTACACGGGCAGCCGGGCGCCGTCGGCGGCCACGGCGTCGGCGGGTGCCCGGAACCGGTCGAAGCTCCGTGCGGCGACGAGGTCCGCGATCCCGGCCGCCTCTGCCCGGTCTCCGGCTGCCAGTCCGGCCAGTTCCGGCCGGCCCAGCGCGGGTTCCAGCCGTTGCCCGATGACGTGCTCGAAGACACCGAGCCCTTCGTGCGGCGCCTGCGGAGCGGGGGACAGTGCGACCCGGAGCCGGCCGGACAGCAGGTCCAGGAGTTCGGCGGGGGTGAGCGGGTCCTCGGCGGCGGGCGGGGCGGCCGGTACGGGCACCCGGACCGGGCCGCCGAGACCGGCCGCCAGCGGGCGGACGCCACGCACCGCCTCGGCGAGCAGGGCCACGGCGGTGCGGACCTCGTGGTTCAGCATCGGCTCGGCGGGCCCTTCGGTCAGCGTGTCGTGAACGGGTGGTCGAGCGTGGTCCGGGTCACCAGGCGGTTGTGGTCGTAGCGGTTCTCGCCGGCGACCAGCACAGCGCCGTACCGTTCGAGCGATACGGTGCCGCCGTACTCCTCGATGGATTCGGTGTCGGGGTAGACGCGCACGCTGGTCGGCACGTACCGGCCGGCGAAACCGAGCCGCATGTCCTGGCTCTTGCCGGTGTGCGGCCAGGAGGCGTGCATCAGCGTCGACCAGAACATGATGGCCTCGCCCGGGCGCATCACCATGGACACGGCCTGGGACTCGTCCGGCTTCCAGTCCGGGTCCACCTGGAGGTCGCGGTAGTCGTAGCCGAAGAAGCCGCGCCGGACACCGCTCTTGTCGACGCGGTTGATGGTGTCCGGGCTGTAGTGCATCTTCTTGGTCTCGTCGTAGTTCATCCGCTGGTGGCTGCCGGGGATGAACTGGAGGCAGCCGGTGTCCTCGTTCGCCTCGGTGAAGGCGGTCCAGACGGTGATGGTGCCGCCGAAGTCCTTGTGGCCCTCGGGCCAGAGGATCTG
The Streptomyces sp. NBC_01485 genome window above contains:
- a CDS encoding alpha/beta fold hydrolase, translating into MLNHEVRTAVALLAEAVRGVRPLAAGLGGPVRVPVPAAPPAAEDPLTPAELLDLLSGRLRVALSPAPQAPHEGLGVFEHVIGQRLEPALGRPELAGLAAGDRAEAAGIADLVAARSFDRFRAPADAVAADGARLPVYTAGDPAAPPVLLASACGMPAELCDTWLQSLGREHYAVTWETRGLFGEVRDFDRLGWDTQAQSDDVFAVMDHLGLPSAQLLGFCGGSVVGLHAAGRRPERIGSLSLWHGAYELGAASPKLDHHRNIQALMAMAAESRESAAAVHQVFLQTMLGSTPPDLAHLVLYPFATAELFYRYCRLNGAITDIDVTPLLAGVRQRTLVVTSEDDTTANPLGSAEVARRLTNATLQVEPHGDHISLFKMGGRLGDLALSFLRDVPTGAGARH
- a CDS encoding chlorinating enzyme — protein: MPEQQSAGSFALSPAERRTFQERGYFGPFKVYEIEEMQLQWKRERLRLMDRSHAVYQDEAAQSGNTNISNYDRHLDSAFLADHICRPEIVDRVRGALGPDLLCWRSEFFPKYPGDEGTDWHQADTFANASGQPQILWPEGHKDFGGTITVWTAFTEANEDTGCLQFIPGSHQRMNYDETKKMHYSPDTINRVDKSGVRRGFFGYDYRDLQVDPDWKPDESQAVSMVMRPGEAIMFWSTLMHASWPHTGKSQDMRLGFAGRYVPTSVRVYPDTESIEEYGGTVSLERYGAVLVAGENRYDHNRLVTRTTLDHPFTTR